One genomic segment of Pleurodeles waltl isolate 20211129_DDA chromosome 11, aPleWal1.hap1.20221129, whole genome shotgun sequence includes these proteins:
- the IGSF10 gene encoding immunoglobulin superfamily member 10 — protein MAMPGSSLWGPMVRFIAGSGFLFVLLLPSPSGACPKPCACYVPTEVHCTFRYLSAIPGLLNSNVERINLGYNSLIEITENNFSGLNKLELLMLHSNEIQRIHEKAFRDLHSLQVLKMSYNKVRSLHKNTFHGLKSLIRLHMDHNKIEFLNPEALYGLSSLKLVHLEGNLLTQIHADTFVTLRYMQIFKTSSIKHIYLSDNLLSALPKDMFSYMAELETVYLNGNPWSCDCQMQWFAEWAEKSRDMIKCKRDRSYTNGQQCPVCSIPSQYKGKDLSDILVTDLTCVKPSIDPALKIKNVTESGESDFSSISPKDFIAPIGSLVINMTDQTGNEANLACSIQRPSKMSPITLERNNGHTLLRTSLSTFLVCSIDYDHIQKLWGILAMYSDSPMKLRRELLLTKMPYVSYSYKQFSTDEDVFTNIEAELRANPSWVMQDQLTLQLDRTATTLNTLHIRYIADVHIMLEQYEEKPVEYKWAMILKDNTTQTEYTVVTGSTVELDCQVIGEPAPVTEWILPDGSKVRAPYASEEGRIIITKSGKFILRTVDSFDTGVYHCIGTNYHDADVLTFRIIVVDSDVEHDTVNGPEISPLVGETLHLPCHSSGIPEASVSWVFPDNSVVHQSSKHKNIFSNGTLKIQELTQRDRGYFRCIVANPYGFDVLVVKILTVEGENNVKNKRTSLTEEWEQEASGTEEFTDVTEDYMPLTTAYPILSQASRVVSKKQPASRHSGKAESKIQHRKKGEKLNKRTRGQRRHFYHGNRRIDPQQWAALLEKTKKKPAPSVTKEITSTSTEKTYVSTNGKVSGDGEDISGGDLSPTEEGFLILTTKLPLETTTSQLAVHQGKETQTIQTSKAKTTPSILVEEMSPVVKPMVIELEKSEEQTVIIKEEYSTMVPQTQQSSTSQQTKAAPEGYIPRQELTTMSRISKATSLSIITRPPAISNAFHNIDDYKNNVNHTRNSPSQVTTNKVNIASSTVNDLMNITPTNMHTMPPSTSIVPKVRDKDLSTQKNFPSVDIKDHIMLTSESSVEDTSTSLPTSQNQLVTSQYLNTSSPKSSFEIALMTVTEPENEMGHIYFQSTQKIITPRLPPGSTIIAHQQIQIIRDVNPNTANARQRYGRRKLSGKRRIIRPDRIPNIKDRYTFLRSDRKEVTKESTTVTSATELATKYKYSSITSSLIEPVPLPTPVTRESTSVKSATDLVTKYQHSSSATSLTGPEPLPTPCTKIITTPKVKMPQFTTVSTPVTLFQEKRTTEPDVTGLKSLHTYAEMAHPKPDIALEFRPTVLLSTSSGKRTSFSSIEYPTTATGKHAMIAMFTTTPSQVYNEYKNVNSKPPTAKSRNSSKTLRGKIPWHRFFGNGQIQKEILKKLRKPKIQTTKSAFTTLAATSVFETNTLPVSEVHASYLSTAAEISFNDTGLSVSPAIPMTLENEITLTPTPICSLTTLRRSPTTFPSHITTPITKAINVNSHSLTTASTALTTSGIMSSSAATSVYTRAVNGARRKWVKRKRPRKKNTTQETITALKWKPSDETKVTKPSQMTTKAYNVMTSTMSLTSPQVSENPTGTSLTSTDKSQPYTASVKPKRRPTMKNIINPPTNHPTGQPPLSTDTIKLTLPNTSQGIIRTAKKAPIITQETSSYSTTIMSGNPFLPTLLQTYVPRATEKYQSRNVGMATNKNFNQNILNETFKYLYATKSVPTDKHEIVASTNSPIVTTQVLHPKVQHPTPSSPTITVTPQMAIRQRTLLPSQKRYWSKTVPELTEKSKTLTVNTLTILKPPLSLTRETPVITKDKFSPLFQPLKTANQETTTMDQFTLETSASERPTKPKIKGGKLASFTVLANSDAFIPCEATGNPVPTIHWTKVSSGPFLLKSRRGNKFEFFFNGTLFIPNVSILDRGQYLCVAANQYGSDRLLVTLSVVAYPPRILEGPSKEITVHSGKTIDVKCQAEGRPIPEIVWILPNKSSVSEYSSENHRVSVRSDGTLTISDMTIYDRGLYKCLASNQAGSDTLKVKIQVIAAPPIILEDKRQQVEGLLGENLKLPCTARGNPNPSVHWVLFDGTEVKPLQFINSKLFMFSNGTLYIRNLVSADTGNYECIATSSTGSERRVISLTVEQGESGPKIINVSPKFTEKNFGDQLLLTCSATGEPKPRIIWRLPSKAVVDQWHRMGNRIHVYPNGSLFVDAVTEKDAGDYLCVARNKIGDDLMLMRVSVNMKPAKIDQKQYFKKQVPYGKDFKVDCKASGAPIPEISWSLPDGTMINNVLQADDNGRSRFRRYVLFENGTLFLNKVGITEEGDYTCVAQNTLGKDEMKVHITVVTAAPRIKNNYKTFARARAGEFVTFDCEAIGEPRPKTFWLLPSSEKISASSDRYLLHVNGSLSVSKVKLLDEGEYMCVTRNPAGEDTKLYKLEVTSRPPLINGLYTNKTVIKDTAVKHSRKLIDCKAEGTPPPQVMWIMPDNIFLNAPYYGSRIIVHKNGTLEIRNVRASDTAEFICVARNDGGETVLVVQLEATEMLRRPMFKNPFNEKITARPDTTTILNCSADGNPPPEMIWLLPNGTRFSSGLTLGRYQVGNDGTFIIYNPTREDAGKYRCAARNKVGYIEKLIILEVGQKPTILIHPRKAIKVISGEQLSLHCLADGVPKPNVIWTIPSGFTFDRPQINGRHILHENGTLVVRETSTQDHGNYICRAQNNAGDASIVVPVMIIAFSPRITNRPPQSIQTKSGVPVQLNCVAIGVPKPEILWEMPDLSILSTASKGRPSGSELLYPQGTLVIQNPRRSDSGTYRCTAKNSHGSDTVATYLQVL, from the exons TCAAAACATCCTCTATTAAGCACATTTACCTGTCAGACAACCTCCTTTCTGCACTCCCTAAGGATATGTTTTCTTACATGGCTGAACTGGAGACTGTATATCTGAATGGGAACCCCTGGTCTTGTGACTGTCAAATGCAGTGGTTTGCAGAATGGGCAGAAAAGTCAAGAG ACATGATAAAATGCAAGAGGGACAGGAGTTACACCAATGGTCAGCAATGTCCTGTTTGTTCCATTCCAAGTCAATACAAAGGAAAAGACTTGTCGGACATCTTAGTTACAGACTTGACTTGTGTAAAACCATCCATTGATCCAGCTCTCAAGATCAAAAATGTCACTGAAAGTGGCGAGAGTGATTTCTCTTCTATATCCCCAAAAGATTTCATAGCACCCATAGGATCTCTCGTTATAAATATGACTGACCAAACAGGAAATGAGGCAAACCTGGCTTGCAGTATTCAAAGACCTTCGAAAATGTCACCAATTACGCTGGAAAGAAACAATGGTCACACTCTTCTAAGGACATCTTTatccacatttttggtgtgcagcaTTGATTATGATCATATTCAAAAATTGTGGGGAATACTGGCCATGTATAGTGATTCCCCTATGAAGCTTAGACGAGAGCTTTTACTTACCAAGATGCCCTATGTTAGTTACAGTTACAAGCAATTTAGTACTGATGAGGATGTTTTCACTAATATTGAAGCTGAACTCAGAGCAAATCCGAGTTGGGTGATGCAAGATCAATTAACGTTACAACTGGACAGGACTGCAACTACACTGAACACACTTCACATTAGATATATTGCAGATGTTCATATAATGTTAGAACagtatgaagaaaagccagttgaaTACAAGTGGGCCATGATTTTGAAGGATAACACCACACAAACAGagtacactgttgtgactggtagcACTGTGGAGCTGGATTGCCAAGTTATTGGAGAACCAGCCCCTGTCACTGAATGGATACTACCAGATGGAAGCAAAGTAAGAGCACCATATGCCAGTGAAGAGGGACGAATAATAATAACCAAAAGTGGGAAATTCATTTTAAGAACAGTGGACAGCTTTGATACTGGTGTTTATCATTGCATTGGCACAAACTATCATGATGCAGATGTGCTAACCTTTCGAATCATTGTGGTTGATTCAGATGTAGAGCATGACACTGTCAATGGTCCTGAAATATCCCCGTTAGTTGGTGAAACTCTCCACCTTCCATGTCACTCCAGTGGGATTCCAGAAGCTTCAGTCAGTTGGGTATTCCCCGACAATTCTGTGGTACATCAGTCTTCAaagcacaaaaatattttttcaaatggcACATTAAAAATACAGGAACTTACACAGCGAGACAGAGGTTATTTTAGATGTATAGTGGCCAATCCGTACGGTTTTGATGTGTTGGTTGTGAAGATATTGACTGTAGAGGGTGAAAAcaatgtgaaaaataaaagaacatctCTCACAGAAGAATGGGAACAAGAAGCATCTGGAACTGAAGAATTTACAGATGTTACAGAAGATTACATGCCACTAACAACTGCATATCCTATCTTAAGTCAGGCATCCAGGGTGGTCTCCAAAAAgcagccagccagcagacacagtGGAAAAGCTGAAAGTAAGATTCAACATAGGAAAAAAGGAGAGAAACTAAACAAGAGAACTCGAGGCCAAAGAAGGCATTTTTATCATGGTAATCGGCGTATTGACCCACAGCAGTGGGCAGCTCTTTTAGAAAAGACCAAGAAGAAACCTGCTCCTTCAGTCACAAAAGAAATTACCTCAACTAGCACAGAGAAGACATATGTGAGCACAAATGGAAAAGTATCTGGTGATGGAGAAGACATTTCTGGAGGTGATCTCTCACCAACAGAAGAGGGCTTTTTAATATTGACTACTAAATTACCACTAGAAACAACTACAAGTCAGTTAGCAGTACACCAAGGGAAGGAAACTCAAACAATACAGACTAGTAAAGCTAAAACAACTCCCAGCATTTTAGTAgaggaaatgtctccagttgtAAAACCAATGGTCATAGAGCTAGAAAAATCCGAAGAGCAGACTGTAATTATAAAAGAAGAGTATTCAACTATGGTACCACAAACACAACAAAGCTCAACATCACAACAAACAAAAGCAGCTCCAGAAGGATATATACCTAGGCAAGAATTGACAACTATGTCTAGAATATCAAAGGCAACATCTTTGTCAATTATCACCAGACCACCTGCAATATCCAATGCTTTTCATAATATAGATGACTACAAGAATAATGTAAATCATACCAGAAATAGTCCTTCCCAAGTTACAACAAATAAGGTGAACATTGCTTCTTCAACAGTCAATGACCTAATGAATAttactcccacaaacatgcacaccatgccaccttccACCAGCATTGTGCCTAAAGTTAGGGATAAAGATCTAAGCACCCAGAAAAATTTCCCTTCTGTTGACATAAAAGATCATATTATGTTAACATCTGAAAGCTCAGTTGAAGATACATCCACCAGCCTACCAACATCCCAGAACCAACTAGTGACAAGTCAATATCTGAACACATCATCACCCAAGTCCAGTTTTGAAATAGCTTTAATGACTGTCACAGAACCTGAGAATGAAATGGGTCACATTTATTTTCAGAGTACTCAAAAAATAATAACACccaggttaccaccaggttcaaccatTATTGCTCATCAGCAAATTCAGATAATAAGAGATGTCAATCCTAATACAGCAAATGCAAGACAGCGTTACGGACGTCGAAAACTATCTGGGAAAAGACGCATTATTAGACCTGATCGAATCCCAAACATCAAAGATCGATATACCTTTTTAAGATCAGACCGAAAAGAAGTTACTAAAGAAAGTACAACTGTGACATCAGCTACAGAGCTGGCAACAAAATATAAGTATTCTTCTATCACCTCTTCACTAATTGAACCAGTCCCTTTGCCTACTCCAGTTACTAGGGAAAGCACATCAGTAAAATCAGCTACAGATCTGGTAACAAAATATCAACATTCCTCTAGCGCCACCTCATTAACTGGCCCTGAACCTTTGCCTACTCCATGTACTAAAATCATAACAACTCCGAAAGTGAAGATGCCTCAATTTACAACAGTATCAACTCCTGTTACTCTTTTCCAAGAAAAAAGGACCACTGAACCAGATGTCACAGGATTAAAATCACTGCACACCTATGCAGAAATGGCACATCCAAAGCCTGATATAGCGCTAGAATTCCGGCCCACAGTACTGCTGTCAACATCTTCTGGCAAAAGAACCTCTTTTAGTTCTATAGAGTATCCCACAACTGCAACTGGGAAGCATGCTATGATAGCTATGTTTACCACAACACCCAGCCAGGTATATAATGAATACAAAAATGTAAACTCAAAGCCACCCACTGCAAAATCTAGAAATTCCTCAAAAACTTTGAGAGGGAAAATTCCTTGGCATCGATTTTTTGGAAATGGACAAATTCAGAAGGAAATACTAAAAAAGCTTCGAAAGCCAAAGATACAGACAACTAAATCTGCATTTACAACACTTGCAGCAACATCAGTGTTTGAAACAAATACACTACCAGTTTCTGAAGTTCACGCCTCCTACTTATCAACTGCAGCAGAAATCAGTTTCAATGATACTGGTCTATCTGTGTCACCAGCCATACCTATGACACTAGAAAATGAGATTACTCTAACACCTACTCCAATTTGTTCTTTAACTACTCTCAGAAGATCACCAACAACTTTTCCCTCACACATCACCACTCCCATAACTAAAGCAATTAATGTAAATAGCCACAGTCTGACCACTGCCTCTACAGCACTAACAACCAGTGGCATTATGTCAAGTAGTGCAGCAACTTCTGTGTATACCAGAGCAGTCAATGGCGCAAGAAGGAAATGGGTGAAGAGAAAGAGACCgcgtaaaaaaaatacaacacaggagACCATTACAGCTTTAAAATGGAAGCCTTCTGATGAAACAAAAGTGACCAAACCCTCACAAATGACCACCAAAGCTTATAATGTGATGACGTCAACAATGTCCTTGACTAGTCCACAAGTTTCTGAAAATCCAACGGGAACGTCACTTACAAGTACTGATAAGTCACAGCCTTATACTGCATCGGTAAAACCTAAAAGAAGGCCCACAATGAAAAACATAATAAACCCACCAACAAATCATCCGACTGGACAACCACCTCTTAGTACTGATACAATCAAGCTGACTTTACCAAACACCTCACAAGGAATTATTCGTACAGCAAAAAAGGCCCCCATAATCACTCAGGAAACATCATCGTATTCCACAACAATTATGAGTGGAAATCCATTCCTACCCACATTACTGCAGACGTATGTGCCCAGAGCTACAGAAAAATATCAAAGTAGGAATGTTGGAATGGCTACAAATAAAAATTTCAACCAAAACATCCTAAATGAAACTTTTAAATACCTGTATGCAACGAAATCAGTGCCTACTGATAAACATGAAATAGTTGCAAGTACCAACTCCCCAATAGTAACTACCCAGGTGCTACATCCTAAAGTTCAGCACCCTACACCTTCATCACCTACAATTACTGTGACACCCCAGATGGCAATCAGGCAAAGAACCTTGCTCCCTTCTCAAAAGAGGTATTGGAGCAAAACAGTTCCAGAACTGacagaaaaaagcaaaacattgaCTGTAAACACTCTAACTATTTTGAAACCACCTTTGAGTCTTACTAGAGAAACTCCAGTGATTACCAAGGACAAATTTTCTCCTTTGTTTCAGCCACTGAAGACAGCAAATCAGGAAACCACCACAATGGACCAGTTTACTTTAGAAACTTCAGCCAGTGAGAGACCAACAAAACCCAAGATTAAAGGTGGAAAGTTAGCTAGTTTCACAGTCTTAGCTAACTCTGATGCTTTTATCCCATGTGAAGCCACCGGCAATCCTGTGCCAACAATTCATTGGACCAAAGTTTCTTCAG GACCCTTCCTCCTGAAGAGCCGGCGTGGAAATAAATTCGAATTTTTTTTCAATGGAACATTATTTATTCCAAATGTGAGTATTCTTGACCGAGGCCAATACCTGTGCGTGGCTGCAAACCAATATGGGTCTGATCGTCTACTTGTCACCCTATCCGTGGTCGCATATCCTCCAAGGATCCTGGAGGGACCCTCAAAGGAGATCACAGTACATTCAGGCAAAACTATAGATGTGAAGTGCCAAGCAGAGGGTCGGCCTATCCCAGAAATTGTGTGGATCCTTCCAAACAAGTCCTCTGTCTCTGAATATTCTTCTGAAAACCACAGAGTTTCAGTCAGGTCGGACGGCACTTTAACGATTTCTGATATGACTATTTATGATCGAGGGCTTTACAAGTGCTTGGCTAGCAACCAAGCTGGGTCAGATACCCTGAAAGTCAAAATCCAGGTCATTGCTGCTCCCCCTATTATTTTGGAAGACAAAAGGCAGCAAGTTGAAGGGTTGTTGGGTGAAAACCTGAAACTTCCTTGCACTGCTAGGGGGAATCCTAACCCAAGTGTGCACTGGGTCCTCTTTGACGGAACCGAGGTAAAGCCCTTGCAATTTATTAATTCGAAATTGTTTATGTTCTCCAATGGAACCCTTTACATCAGGAACCTTGTTTCTGCAGACACTGGAAATTACGAATGCATTGCTACCAGCTCAACAGGGTCTGAGAGAAGGGTGATAAGCCTAACTGTGGAGCAGGGAGAATCAGGTCCAAAGATAATAAATGTGTCtccaaaattcactgaaaagaacttCGGGGATCAGCTGCTTCTCACCTGTTCAGCTACCGGAGAACCGAAACCGAGGATAATATGGAGGTTGCCTTCCAAGGCAGTTGTAGACCAGTGGCACAG AATGGGAAATCGTATCCATGTCTATCCTAATGGATCTTTGTTTGTTGATGCTGTTACTGAGAAAGATGCAGGAGATTATCTGTGCGTGGCACGGAACAAAATTGGAGATGATCTGATGTTAATGCGAGTAAGCGTGAACATGAAACCAGCTAAAATTGACCAAAAGCAGTACTTCAAAAAGCAAGTACCATATGGAAAAGATTTCAAAGTCGACTGCAAAGCTTCTGGTGCACCCATCCCAGAGATATCTTGGAGCTTACCAGATGGAACAATGATAAATAACGTGCTTCAAGCAGATGATAATGGGCGCAGCCGATTTCGGAGATATGTTCTCTTTGAAAATGGGACCCTCTTTCTAAATAAAGTAGGGATAACTGAAGAAGGAGACTATACTTGTGTTGCCCAGAATACTCTTGGCAAAGATGAAATGAAGGTCCACATTACTGTAGTTACAGCTGCACCACgcataaaaaacaattacaagacATTTGCCAGAGCAAGAGCTGGTGAATTTGTGACCTTTGATTGTGAGGCCATAGGAGAGCCCAGGCCAAAAACTTTCTGGTTGCTCCCTTCCAGTGAAAAGATATCAGCCTCCAGTGATAGATACCTACTTCATGTTAATGGATCCCTGTCCGTTAGCAAGGTGAAGCTACTTGATGAGGGAGAGTACATGTGTGTAACTCGCAATCCTGCTGGGGAGGATACAAAGCTATACAAACTAGAGGTCACCTCAAGACCCCCATTAATAAATGGTTTGTACACAAACAAAACTGTAATCAAAGACACTGCTGTCAAACATTCTAGAAAGCTAATTGATTGCAAGGCTGAAGGGACACCTCCACCTCAAGTCATGTGGATTATGCCAGATAACATTTTCCTAAATGCTCCATACTATGGAAGTAGAATTATAGTGCATAAGAACGGAACACTTGAAATACGGAATGTGAGAGCATCAGATACAGCAGAGTTCATCTGTGTGGCACGCAATGATGGTGGAGAAACTGTTCTGGTGGTGCAACTGGAAGCAACTGAAATGCTTAGGAGGCCTATGTTTAAAAATCCATTCAATGAAAAAATCACTGCAAGACCGGACACCACCACAATATTGAATTGTTCTGCCGATGGAAATCCACCTCCAGAAATGATCTGGCTGTTGCCAAATGGTACGCGGTTTTCCAGTGGGCTGACGTTAGGCCGCTATCAAGTAGGAAACGATGGTACCTTCATCATTTACAATCCAACTAGGGAGGATGCAGGCAAATATCGTTGCGCAGCCAGGAACAAAGTAGGATACATCGAAAAGCTCATAATTTTGGAAGTTGGGCAAAAGCCTACCATTCTTATTCATCCAAGAAAAGCCATAAAGGTTATTAGTGGGGAACAATTATCTCTTCACTGTCTTGCTGATGGCGTCCCGAAGCCAAACGTTATTTGGACAATTCCAAGTGGCTTTACATTTGATAGGCCTCAAATTAATGGTAGGCATATACTGCATGAAAACGGAACATTGGTTGTCCGAGAAACGAGTACCCAGGATCATGGAAACTACATCTGCAGGGCTCAGAACAATGCAGGGGATGCATCAATAGTGGTCCCTGTGATGATTATTGCATTCTCTCCAAGGATTACCAACAGACCACCGCAAAGTATACAAACTAAATCTGGAGTCCCCGTACAACTTAACTGTGTGGCCATAGGAGTACCAAAGCCAGAGATTTTATGGGAGATGCCAGACCTTTCCATCCTATCCACAGCCAGCAAAGGTAGACCTTCTGGGAGTGAACTTCTATACCCTCAAGGTACTCTAGTTATTCAGAATCCAAGAAGGTCTGACTCAGGCACTTACAGATGCACAGCAAAAAACTCACATGGCAGCGATACAGTTGCAACATATCTTCAAGTCCTCTAA